A stretch of the Bubalus kerabau isolate K-KA32 ecotype Philippines breed swamp buffalo chromosome 11, PCC_UOA_SB_1v2, whole genome shotgun sequence genome encodes the following:
- the BCL2L11 gene encoding bcl-2-like protein 11 isoform X6, with protein MAKQPSDVSSECDREGGQLQPAERPPQLRPGAPTSLQTERQDRSPAPMSCDKSTQTPSPPCQAFNHYLSAMGLRASPGG; from the exons ATGGCAAAGCAACCTTCCGATGTAAGTTCTGAGTGTGACAGAGAAGGTGGACAATTGCAGCCTGCCGAGAGGCCTCCTCAGCTCAGACCGGGGGCCCCCACCTCTTTACAGACAGAGCGGCAAG ACAGGAGCCCGGCACCCATGAGTTGTGACAAATCCACACAGACCCCAAGCCCTCCTTGTCAGGCCTTCAACCATTATCTCAGTGCAATGG